The Syntrophorhabdaceae bacterium sequence AAGTCTGCGGATGAGCTTTATGAATATGTCCGCGAGGCAGAGTCAATATTTAGTTAATAAGGAGGAGAGATGTCAAAGAATTTTACCCAGTTATTGGGACAGGCCAAGAAGATTCAGGAAAAATTACAGAAGATGCAGGAAGAGGTAGGTAACAGGACCGTAGAGGCTCAAAGCGGAGGCGGAATGGTAACATGCGTTGTTAATGGAAGACAGGAGGTCATGGCTGTGAAGATATCAGACGAGATATGGCAGGAGAAGGACAAAGAACTCCTGGAAGACCTGATAATAGCCGCTATCAATGAAGGCTTAAACAAATCAAAGGAGATGCTTCAGGATGAGATGGCAAAAATAACAGGTATTGCAGGGATGCAATTCCCCTTTGGTAGCTGATTAGATATGTATTATCCTGAGCCCATAGAAAATCTTATTGTAAACTTGATGCGGTTGCCCGGGATAGGCAGAAAGACCGCAACGAGGCTGGCATTCTTTCTCCTTAATTCAGATAAATCTTATGTTAATGACCTTTCTGAAAGCCTGAGGGACATAAAAGAAAAGATAAGGCTCTGCAGTATTTGCTATAACCTAACAGAAAGAGACCCCTGCCAGATATGCACCGATGAGAGGAGGGATAGAGATGCCCTTTGTGTTGTGGAGGAACCTTCCCATATGATGGTTATAGAATCCTCTTATCCTAATAGATACAGATTCCATATCCTCCATGGTGTAATAAACCCCTTAGATGGTATAGGTCCAGATGACATACACATAAATGAACTGAAAGAAAGGATAAAAAAGGAAGACATTAAAGAGATAATAGTGGCAACAAATCCCAATATAGAAGGAAATACTACCGCCCATTATATAAGTGAGATACTTAAGGATTCTCATGTTAGGGTTACCAGGATTGCCTTTGGTATACCTGTGGGCGGAGATATAGTCTACACAGATTCACAGACGATAAAAAGCTCTATAGAAAATAGAAAAGATTTAAGACCTTTATAAGATTTTTAGAATCTTATTTTTGTATAGAACTCCAATCCTTTAAAAATTTCTCAAGACCTATATCTGTCAATGGATGGCTGATCAACTGTCTTAGAACGCTAAATGGTATTGTTGCAATATCAGCACCAATGATGGCAGCATCTAATACATGAAGGGGATTTCTTATGCTTGCCACGATTATTTCTGTCTCAAAACCATAATTATAAAAGATCTTTGTAATATCTTCCACAATTCCCATACCCCTTGATGAAATATCATCCAGCCTCCCTATAAAAGGACTTACATATGTGGCACCTGCCTTGGCAGCGATGAGTGCCTGGAGGGGCTGAAAGATCAGAGTCACATTAGTCTTTATATTCTCCTGAGTTAAAATCCTTACAGCCTTAATTCCGTCTTCTGTCATTGGGATCTTTATAACGGCATTCTCACCCAGCGATGCCAACTCCCTTGCCTCCCTGCACATGCCCTGAGTATCCTTTGATATAACTTCAAGGCTCACAGGCCCTGAGACAATAGACATTATCTCCTTTATGATGATATTAGGGTCTTTTTTCTCTTTGGAAAGGAGAGTAGGGTTTGTTGTCACTCCATCTACAAGGCCCATGTCAATCCCTTTTTTTATCTCTTCTATGTTTGCCGTGTCGATAAAAAATTTCATAGTTACCTCCTGATTTTATAGCCTTATTATTTTTTGTTCTTCTCCTAATTCAGAAAGAAAACATTTTAATTTTTTTTGAAAAACAGGATGGATGATTTCAGGTTCTATCTCTGTGCATGGAATTATAACAAACTTCCTTCTATGTGCCTCAGGGTGTGGTATCTTTAATAGGTCTGTATCAAGCACCAGGTCACCAAAAAATATTATATCCAGATCTATTATTCTTGGACCTTTCGGGATTTCTTTTATCCTTCCCATATCTTTCTCAATATTATTAAGTAGTTTTATTAGTTCA is a genomic window containing:
- the folK gene encoding 2-amino-4-hydroxy-6-hydroxymethyldihydropteridine diphosphokinase, with the translated sequence MNHKVLIGIGSNIGDKINNCTIAIKRIKEDKRVVLLKQSSFYLTSPVSYIMQEDFINCAICIDWDSTPLELIKLLNNIEKDMGRIKEIPKGPRIIDLDIIFFGDLVLDTDLLKIPHPEAHRRKFVIIPCTEIEPEIIHPVFQKKLKCFLSELGEEQKIIRL
- a CDS encoding YbaB/EbfC family nucleoid-associated protein; amino-acid sequence: MSKNFTQLLGQAKKIQEKLQKMQEEVGNRTVEAQSGGGMVTCVVNGRQEVMAVKISDEIWQEKDKELLEDLIIAAINEGLNKSKEMLQDEMAKITGIAGMQFPFGS
- the fsa gene encoding fructose-6-phosphate aldolase is translated as MKFFIDTANIEEIKKGIDMGLVDGVTTNPTLLSKEKKDPNIIIKEIMSIVSGPVSLEVISKDTQGMCREARELASLGENAVIKIPMTEDGIKAVRILTQENIKTNVTLIFQPLQALIAAKAGATYVSPFIGRLDDISSRGMGIVEDITKIFYNYGFETEIIVASIRNPLHVLDAAIIGADIATIPFSVLRQLISHPLTDIGLEKFLKDWSSIQK
- the recR gene encoding recombination mediator RecR; translation: MYYPEPIENLIVNLMRLPGIGRKTATRLAFFLLNSDKSYVNDLSESLRDIKEKIRLCSICYNLTERDPCQICTDERRDRDALCVVEEPSHMMVIESSYPNRYRFHILHGVINPLDGIGPDDIHINELKERIKKEDIKEIIVATNPNIEGNTTAHYISEILKDSHVRVTRIAFGIPVGGDIVYTDSQTIKSSIENRKDLRPL